One Rhodoferax sp. GW822-FHT02A01 genomic window, CGCGGCTTCTGATATCGGAATTTCTCGATCACCAGAAATCAGTGCACAGCCAGTGGCCGCCATACATAGAATCAAAATCAGAGCCCTCCGTTGGGCTTGGGCGAAGGCGGTTTGCATGGAGATTTGCATCGGCTCTTTCTTGCTGTTTAGCGGCAGCATAGCATTCGAAACAGGGAATCCTTGGACCCGCATTGGCCGAATGCATTCCACAACACAAGCACATTTACGTTAACTAAGTCATTGCTCAGACGGAGCTGAGACATATCGATACAGAATGACTACAAACAGGGAAAGCAAATTGAAGTAAGGTCGGCACTTGACGACCAACTACTGTACCTAAAAAAGACTTCACTGTGGTTGCCTTGACGACAAGCAGTCACGAGATATGAACTCAGCCTGCCAGTCTTGTAATCGCCTCGCGGCTTCCCGCCATTTGCCTGAGGCGGAACTTCTGAATTTTTCCCGTGGCGGTTTTGGGCAACTCAACGAAGACCACGCGGCGCGGACATTTGAAATGTGCCAAACGCTCACGGCAAAAGGAAATTATTTCCGCTTCGGATAAAGCAGGCGAATTCGATTTCATTTCAACAAAGGCGCAGGGAACCTCGCCCCATTTTTCATCGGGCTGAGCCACTACGGCAGCATTCAAAACACCGGGAACGCGATACAAGATCTCCTCAACTTCAACCGATGAAATGTTTTCACCGCCAGAGATGATGATGTCTTTGGATCGGTCGGTGATCTGCATGTAGCCGTCGGGGTGCACAACAGCCACGTCCCCGGTGTGAAACCATCCGCCTTCAAATGCCTTGGCGGTCGCATTCGGATTCTTCAAATACCCCATCATCACGGTATTGCCACGGACCAGAATCTCACCGCTTGTCGCAGCATCCCGTGGCACTTGCTCAAAAGATTGCGGGTCGGCAACACACACGTTTTCCAACGCTGCCGCACGCACACCCTGGCGTGCCTTCAAACGTCCCTGGGTTTCGGACGGCAGCGCATCCCACTCGCCTTGCCAGGCACAGCTCACGGGCGTGCCCGATATTTCCGTGATGCCAAAAACATGGTCCACATCAAATCCCATGGTCTTCACGGCCTCCAGAACGGCAGCAGGTGGTGGTGAACCGGCGGTTAGCACCCGTACGCGGCGCGGCAAAGCGATGCGCTCCTCCTGCGGGGTACTGGCAATTCCAGCCATCACAATGGGCGCGGCACAAAAATGGTCCACGCCCTGTTCAGCAATGGCGGCGAACACATTCGCTGCCGTGACCCGCCGCAGGCACACATGAGTACCGGCCGCCGCCGTAATGGCCCAGGTGAAACACCAGCCATTGGCATGGAACATGGGCAGCGTCCACAAATAGACCGGTGCCCTGGGCAAGGCCCAGTCCGTCATTTGCAGGAGGCTCATTAAATAGGTGCCCCGATGGCTTGGAACCACTCCTTTCGGGTCACCCGTAGTACCTGATGTGTAGTTCAGCGCAATGGGCGTCCATTCATCCTTCGGCCAGCAGCCGGGAAACTGAGGGTCACCACTTGCCAGGAGCGTCTCGTAGTCGGTCTCTCCAATGGCCGGACCGGCAGGTGCTTCTGAATCGTTGATGTCAATGACACGCGGCGGGTTGGGTACGGACTGCAATGCTTTCGATACCAGGGGCGCAAATTCACGATCCACCAGCAGCAGCTTGCACTCACCGTGGCGCAAGATAAACGCCACCCCTTCGGCATCCAGACGGCAGTTGATGGCATTGAGGACAGCACCGGACAGTGGCACGCCAAAGTGAGCCTCCAGCATGGCTGGCGTATTGGGTGCGATGATGGAAACTGTGTCGCCAACCTCTGCTCCCAACCGGACAAGGGCCGAGGCCAGCCGATAGCAACGTTCCCGTGTCTGCGCCCAGGTTTGGCGGAAGCTGCCATGCACAATGGCCGTGCGGTTTGGGTAAACGTCGGCAGTTCGCCCCAGAAAGTTCAAGGGTGTCAGGGGAACATGATTGGCCTCGCATTTTTCGAGGCCGCTTGCGTAAGCTGTTGCGCTCATGGGCTTATCTCCTCTTTGATTTATTCGTGAAAGCTTGTGAACGCGCCCACGGATTCTCGGTCGGTAGCGAGCGAGTTTTCGATCCGGCTGGGATCTGCATATCCAAGGCTCATGCCACACACCAGCATCTGCTGATCCGGAATCTTCAGCTGTTCGGAAATGACCCGGTGGAAGGGGGTAAAGGCGGCTTGCGGGCAGGTGTCCAAACCCCGCGCACGGGCGGCCACCATGATGCTTTGCAGAAACATTCCATAGTCGATCAGGCTGCCACGCCCCATGCCCCGGTCGATCGTGAACATCAGCCCCACGGGTGCACCAAAGAACCGGTAGTTGGCACCGTGCTGCGCATGCATGCGATCCTTGTCGCCTTTCTGGATTCCCAGCAAACCGTAGAGATCCCAGCCCACTTTGCGGCGGCGATCGAGGTACGGTGAAGACCATTGCGCCGGATAGTAGTCGTAGGGTTCTTCAAGCCCGGACATTTGTGCAGGGTCGTCGTAGATGCTGATGATTGTCCGGCTGAGGCGCTTCCTGGCTTCACCCATGACAACATGAACGTGCCAGGGCTGCATATTGACGCCTGAGGCGCAATAACGGGCCACATCCAGGATCGCCTCCACATCCGCTCTGGCAACCGGCGTGGACAGAAAGGCACGAGTGGAACGGCGGGTAATAAGGGCCCAATCAACGGCGCTGCGCAGCACGTCGTTTGGGACACTGGGGGGCGAAGACAGTCGTATGCTCATGGCAGGATTGGGTCAGACGCTTCAGTAAGCGGGTTGGGTTTTTATTGGTCAAAGTTCATACGCATGCACGTGAAGCTTGAACCAAGCTGAAATTGTGCGAGAACTCGACCAAACTGAATGTTGCGGGGATGACATTCTAGAAATTCAATCCACTTGTTGTTTAGTATTGCAACGACGCAAAGATCCGCCACTGGTCACGCCGGACTGCATCGGCTTCGTGGCAAGCGACCTCTGACCGCAGGTGAACGAGGAAATAACGAATGGAAAGAGGGTAATAACGTGACTGATCATCAACTCCCTGCGCAGAACGTACTGACAGAGTTTTTGCGCACTTCTCCGTGGCGTTCCGGGCTCACGGAGTCCCAGTTTGATCGCGTATGCCATGAGGCCGTCAGCCGCGAATTCAGCGCTGGCGCAACCATTTGTTTGCGCGAATCACCGTCAGAGCATTGGTTGGCTGTTGTCAACGGATTGGTAAAGGTCGACACCGTTTCTACCGACGGGCGCGCCACCACGTTTGCGGGGGTGCCTGGAGGCTCCTGGTTTGGCGAAGGCGCTGTGCTCAAAGGCGAGCCGCGTCCTTATGCCGTGGTTGCCATTCGTGACAGCACAGTCGCCTTTGTGCCGCGCGCTACGTTTATGTGGCTGCTGGAGAACAGCCATTCTTTCAGCCGCTGGCTTATTGACCAGTTGAACGCACGTCTGGGCTACTACGTTGCCATGGTGGAGGGCCTACGATTAGGGGATGTGAACACCAGAGTTGCTTACTGTCTTGCTGAACTCTTCAACCCCCAACTGTATCCCAATACCAAAGCCAGAATCGATATCTCCCAAGAGGAGATTGGCCGTCTCACCGGAATGGCGCGCCAGACCGCTTACCGCGCCTTGCATGAGCTGGAAAAGGTGGGGCTGATTCAAGTAGAGTACGGATCAATTGAAATACTAGACCTGGACAGGCTGAAGCGCTACGCACTGGGTGCGTAAACGGCGATGACTGAAATACCCCACTCGTTGGTCATGGTTGGAGAAAAGTTTTCGACACGTCACACCTTCAATGAGGAACAGGTCCGTGCATTTGCCGTGCAGGCCGGCGACACCAACCCATTGCACCATGATTCTGCGGTTGCTGCGAAAAGCCGATACAAGCAACTGATTGTCAGTGGTACACACACCACCGCGCTCATTTTGGGACTAACCGCATCGCACTTTTCCAAAAACCATTCGGTAATAGGAATTTCTTTTTCCGTCGAGTTCCGTAAGGCCGTATTTGCAGACGCCGCTGTGCGGATCGAATGGGAAGTGGTAGCCACTTCAAAGACCGGCAACAACGCACAAAGGGTGAAACTGCTAGGTGGCATGTATGACGCGGATGGTAATCTGTGCGTACAAGCGACAGGTACTGTGCGAGTCAGCTTGTCCATCTGAGCGTAGCGTTTTTTTGTCTGCTGTCAGGTCTTCTGAGCATTAGCGTGCGCGTGACTTCTGTCACACATCTCCACTGCCAATGCGGTCGCCTCGCCGCCACAAATTCACAAGCTCGCGACTCCGCGCTGTAAGCCGTACCTTTTCAGTTCCCCCAGGGGGGTAACGACGATACGGGAATCAAAAGCCTCAATCGGATTTACTCTTCTGCATTGTGATCAGACGCGTGCCCCGATAGCATTTACTAATGGCCGATGGAATTCAACAAGTAAGACCGACTAGCAATTCGGTGTCGCTAGAGCCAACGTTACGCGAGACACACAAATTCACACCGAGCGCGCTCTTGACTATGGTGTACTCTGGCTTTGGGTTCGGATCTTGAAGTGCATTAAATGGCTGCAGAAGTTGGATCTCCATCACCCACCCAGACCCAAATAAGGGAATCCCTTTCAATGACGGCATAAACCCGTGCACTGTCCATACTTGGTGAGCCCGACTTGCCAGATATTTCGATCAGATGGCCACGAGGACAAAATTTGAAGCCATGGTAGGGGCACACGATGTTGTCACCATCGACACGTCCTCCGGACAATAGTGCCCAGCGATGTGGGCACCGATCTTCCAATGCAACTGGAGCCCCGTCCTTTTTGCGGTAGAGCACAACTGGTTCGCTCATCACCGAAACTCCTAGTGGCTTATGAGGCTCCAATTGATGGGATTGTGCAGCAATATGCCACTGCCCAATCGCTACTGCGGCCGTTGGCAGTGCCGGCTCAAAGTCTGTTTGCATTTTCAAATCCTGACTCATTGCACAGCACCGTTCAAATGCTGTGGGTAACGCACCGGCACCGTCTCACCCGACTTTTCGCTCTCATGAATGGCCTGTGCTACCGCCAGTGATTTCAGACCCGCCTCGCCGTCGGCCATGTCAGTAGGTTCGCCGCGTAGCGCCTGGTGAAATTGCATCAACAAATCGGTATAGAGATTTCTGTCCTGCATCTGCTTGACCTCGTCGCCTTGCGCTGACATCATCTCCAGAGTCCCTGGAGCACCCTGATCCAACATGGATACGCCTTTGCGCGTTGCTTGGGTGCCCAGCATTTCAATGTCTTTCTCACCAAAGGACGTGGCAAAGCCCTGGTGGGTAAAAGCGGTGACCCCGCTCGGAAAGCGCCAGGGCGACAGAGCGTTGTCTTCGAGTCCTTCACCCATGCCGGCATTGCTGGTAAAGCCGTCACCTGCTCGGGGTACTCACCCAATATCAAGGCCAGCGAATCCACGTTTTGCCCCCCAATGTCCAACACCGCCCCACCGCCTGCCTCCTTGTCCTTGAGCCGCCAGCCTTGCAAAGGCTGCGGTAAAGACACGGAGTGATTTAACCGGACGGAGATCAGTTTTCCGAGCTTTCCATTGCGCACGGCTTCGCGCATCAAACGGTGAGCCTGGTTGTGGCGCAAAAGAAAGTTGCAGCCCATGGTGACGCCGGCATTCTTGCAAGCGTTGACCATGCATTGGGCGGACGCAAGGTCAATCGCCAGCGACTTTTCGCACAACACATGCAAGCCACAAGCGGCCGCATGTACAACGGACGCTTCGTGCTTTTCATTGGTGGTGGAGATGTAGACGGCTTGCACCCCGAGGTCCTTTAGCTGGCCTTCGTCCGTCAACGCGTGGGCAATGCCGTGCTTGTCCGCAAACGCCCTCGCACGACTGGCCTCACCCGGAACCATGGCTACGATTTCATCGCCCATGCTTCAGACTGCCTCCACCATCCATTGGCTGGCAATATTGCTTGCCCCGCCAAAAGCCCAACGCATAGATTCCCTTTCGAAACAAGACAAGTCGCTGTCAAGCCTTACCCTCAAAAACCACGACCACGCTATACTGCACCCGGTTGCAGTGCATTTTACAACCGTCGCAAATCTGTTTTCAATTTAAATTATTAAACGAAAATACATTTCGTTCTTTTGCTCAGCTTTCTTTCCAAGAGTACCTATGAAAATCCAGGCTTCAACGAACAGAAAGGTCACGGCCAGCGATGTCGCCGCGCTAGCCGGTGTTTCAAAGTGGACTGTTTCGCGCGCCTTCACCGAAGGCGCTCAAGTGGCTCCTGAGGTACGGGAAAGAGTCAAGAAAATCTCAGCGGAACTGGGCTACAGCCCCAACCTGCTCGCCCGCAGCCTGTCCACCCGCAAGACCCACATCATTGGACTGGTGATGGACGAATTGGGTAATCCCAACCAGCTCAAACTCCTCAATGAGGTGACGCGACAACTGCAACTCAAGTCCTACAGCTCGCTGCTACTCAACCTCAGTTCCGAATACAGCCCGGCCAATGCGCTCACGCTGGCAGATCAGCTGCAGGTTGACGGTCTGTTGTTTCTGGGCACGACACTGACCCACGAGTTGATCAATCTGGCGCAGAACATCAAGCACATACCCTTGGTGGTCATGTTTCGTAACAGCGGCAATGCGGGAATCCCCTTTGTCAGCACAGATGGCTTTCAGGCTGGGCGTGAAATTGCGGAACTCTTTGTGGAGAGTGGCTACCGAAGTATTGGCTACATGGCTGGCCCCACATCAGAAAGCACAGAGCTCAGGCGCTTTGAGGGCTTCAAGGAAGGCCTGCTGGAGAAAGGCATCACGCTGTCAACCGTACTGAATACAGGGCATTACCAGCGCAGCGAAGGCATGCAATCGCTCATGAAATATCTGGAGTCGACCCCCAGGGACAGACGCATTGAAGCAATGTTCTGCGAAAACGATATTTTGGCTATCGGTGCCATGGACGCTTTGCTCGCGTGTCACGCCACTGGAAAGATAGCAATTGTTGGTTTCGACGATATTGAATTGGCGTCTTCTCCTGCCTATGAGCTCACCACTTTCAGGCAGCCCATGGAATTTCTGGTGGGAGAGGCAATCAATCGCTTGCTTGATACCTCTGGTGATGAACGTAAGTCGCTTCTGTCCCCTGGAGCACTTATATTGCGGGCGAGCCATAAACGCAAAGCAGCTTGATCAGGTATCCCGGGCGCCGTATCAGTTCATGTGCCCTGCACGTGATCCTGCATAATTCAGTTACTAAGGGGACGTCTTGGATAATTCCAGGGAGTAGGCCAATGAAACAAAAAGGCTCTGCGCTAGGCCCATGGCATTGCAGAGCGAGCGAAAACCAAAGCTTGTTGTCTCGTGCACCACCAACGCTACACTTGCAAGCTGCGCCAATGGACTAAGCCCACTGTCTGTAATTACGATGAGATGAGCCCCGCGTTCAATCGCGTTGCGTGCCACCGCCAGGGTTTCTTCTGCGTAAGGCAGAAACGAGATGGCCAAAATCACATCATTCTTGCGCACCGAATGCATCTGGCCCATGTGCATGCTGGACTTCGTATCGACCAACATCACTCGCTTGTCGGTGTGCTGCAATGCGTATTCCAAATATGCGGCAATAGGGAATGAACGGTGCGAAGCTGCAATCCAAACACAGTCCGTTTTGGAAAGCAGTTCCACTGCATTCTGAAAAGTGGACAAATTCATACTGTCCTGCAGATCTCGCATGCCCGAGATGCTCTGCTCCAGAAAATCCTTGGCAACTTCAACAGTTGACGGGATGTGATTTGCCGATGTAATCGAGTTGCGGATCCGTGCCGTGTAACAGCCCTCAGGCGACAGTTGCTTGTAAAGATTCTCCCGGAACATAGCCTGCAATTCGCTAAAGCCTGAAAAGCCAAAGCGCTTGGAGAAGCGCACGATAGCAGAAGGTTGAACTCCGCATTGCTGTGCGAATTCTCGGATGCCCTCGATGCCTATGCGATCCCGATTTTTTTCAACATATCTGGCTATGGCCTGCAGCTGATTGCTCAGGGATTCGTACGCCAGCGATATTCGCCGGATCGTCTCATCAACGGTAGGCTGTGGGCTGGCTGCAGTTTTCATGATTTCAATGTAACAACTGCTCAATGTCCATCGCCTTTGGCCGGATATGCGCGGATAGCTTGCCTATTTGGCCGTGGGCATCACAAATTCGGCGCCCTTGCCAATGCTCTCGGGCCAGCGCTGCATGATGCTCTTTTGCTTGGTGTAGAAGCGCACGCCCTCTTCGCCGTAGGCATGCATGTCGCCAAACAGGCTCTTCTTCCAGCCGCCAAAGCCGTGCCAGGCCATGGGCACGGGGATGGGCACGTTGATGCCCACCATGCCCACTTGGATGCGGCGGCTGAATTCGCGTGCCACGTTGCCGTCGCGGGTGAAGCAGGAGACACCGTTGCCGAACTCATGCGCGTTGATCAGGTTCACCGCCTGGGCCAGGTCTTTCACATGCACGCAGGACAGCACCGGGCCGAAGATCTCCTCCTTGTAGATCTTCATCTCGGGCGTAACGTTGTCAAACAGCGTGCCCCCCATCCAGAAGCCGTTGTCACAACCGGCGCCAGCAGCCTTGCCACTGAAGGTGCGGCCATCGTGCAAAAGCGTAGCGCCTTCCTTCACACCTTGTTCGATGTAGCCGGTGATGCGCGCGTGCGCGGCCTGGGTCACGATGGGGCCCATCTCGGCAGCGAGGTTCATGCCGTCCAGCACCTTCAGGGACTTGGTGCGCTCCAGCAGTTTGGGGATCAGGCGATCACCCACATCCCCTACCAATACGGCCACGCTGATGGCCATGCAGCGTTCGCCAGCCGAGCCATAGCCCGCGCCCACCAGGGCGTCCACGGCTTGATCAATGTCGGCATCGGGCATCACCACCATATGGTTCTTGGCACCGCCCAGGGCCTGCACGCGTTTGCCATGGCGCGCGCCGGTTTCATAGATGTGATTGGCAATCGGTGTGGAGCCCACGAAGCTGATGGCCTTCACATCGGGGTGTTCCAGCAATGCGTCCACGGCTTCCTTGTCGCCCTGCACCACGTTGAACACGCCATCGGGCAGACCGGCTTGCTTGAACAGGTCGGCAATCAGCAGGCTGGGGCTGGGGTCCAGCGGACTGGGCTTCAAGACAAAGGTGTTGCCTGCGGCAATCGCCACCGGGAACATCCACATGGGCACCATCACGGGGAAGTTGAACGGCGTGATGCCGGCCACCACGCCCAGGGGCTGGCGCAGTGTCCAGTTGTCGATGCCGGTGGAAACCTGGTCGGTGAAGTCGCCCTTGAGCAGTTGCGCAATGCCGCAGGAAAACTCGACGATGTCGATGCCGCGCGAGACTTCACCCTGCGCATCGGTAAACACCTTGCCATGTTCGGCGGTGATCACGCGGGCTAGTTCGTCCTTCCGGGCATTGAGCAGCTCCAGGAACTTGAACATGATGCGCGCGCGCCGGATGGGTGGCGTGTCGGCCCAGGCAGGGAATGCCGCGTTGGCAGAGGCCACGGCAGCGGCTACGTCGTCCGCGTTACCGAGGCGCACCTGGCGTGCCACCTGCCCGGTGGCGGGGTTGTAGACGGGTTGTGTGCGTGTGCTGGTGCCCGCGGTGCGTGCACCTTGGATGTACTGCGCAACTTCGGTGGAATCGGTATAGGGTGTCATGGGGTGCTTTGGTAAGGGGGTTGGGAAGTTGCGGGGAAGCCGGGGGACAGGAGGTCAGGGGGTCGCCAGCATCCACTCGTGCGCCGGGTCGTTCTTGAACACCCAGAAGCGGTTCGGACCCGCCATCACATTGAGGTAATACAGATCGTAGCCATGGGGTGCGACCACCGGGTGATAGCCGCGCGGCACCATCACTACGTCGTGGTTCTCGACCGCACAGGCTTCGTCCAGGCTGCGGTCATCGGTGTAGACGCGCTGGAAGGCGAAGCCTTGCGGCGGATTGAGGCGGTGGTAGTAGGTTTCCTCCAGCAGCGTCTCGGTCGGCGGCGTTTCCTGATCGTGCTTGTGCGGCGGGTAGCTGGAGCTGTGGCTGCTGGGCGTGATGACTTCCACCACCAGCAGATGGGCTGCGCGCGGGTCGTCGTGCGGCAGGATGTCGCACACATAGCGTGTGTTCGTGCCCTTGCCGCGCACGCTGCGGCGCATGCTGGCCGGGTCAATCACGCTCACGCTGCGCGTGGCATCGTCACAGGGCGCGGTGCACAGGGCCACTTCGGCCAGATGGCCAGCGCCGGCCGCGTTGCGCACCACCACGGTCTTGCCGGAGGGCACGTACACGGCTGCGGGCGAGACCTCTTCGAACACCGTGGCGCGCTGGCCCAGGTTGGCAAACACCTGGCCGTCCACTTCCACATCGACGGTGCCGGTGAGCACCACCAGGCACAGTTCGCGGGTACCGGTCTGCACTGTCTCGGTTTCACCAGCAGCCAGACGCACGGCCCGAAAGCCCACATGCTTCCAGCCCGCGCGCTCGGGCGTGACGTTGACGATTTCGCGGCCTTCTGAGGCGGCCTTGGCAAGTAGGGGACTGACCATAGAAATAACTTATGAAGTTGTTAAATGCATTGAAGTCAAAATCGATGAACTTCAAACCCGCTGATCCTGCTTGGCCACTAGGTACACAGCATAGGCCTCGCCAACTTCTGGGCGCTGCGACACTTCCGGAATACCCACTTCCCACCAGCATCCCCCCTCACGGGTGATGCGGGAATGTGTGGTGTCTATCACAAGCACTTGGGTGCGTTGGGCTGCGCGGGCTTTGACCATGGCATTTTTGAGTTCAGCCACATTCTTCACATGCACCGCGTCTGCTCCCATAGCAGCACCGTGCTTGGCGAAGTCAATGCGGCTGGCCTCGCCACCTTCTGGGATACAGTCGTCCAACATGTTGTTAAAGCTGGGGCTACCCGTATTGAGTTGCAGGCGTTCGATGCAGCCATAGCCACGGTTATCCAGCACAACAATGATCAGTTTCTGGCCCAACAGAACTGAGGTGGCCAGCTCGGAATTCATCATCATGTAGGAGCCGTCGCCCACCATCACAATCACTTCCTGTTGCGGGCGCGCCATCTTCACGCCGAGCGCACCGGCAATCTCGTAGCCCATGCAGGAGTAGCCGTATTCCATGTGGTAATTGCCCGGCAGGGACGGGCGCCAGAGCTTGTGCAACTCGGCTGGCAAAGTACCGGCGGCGCAGACTACTACATCGTGTTTTCCGCTATCGCCACCGGCGTCGTTGAGCGAATCGCGCACCGCGCCCATGACTTCGGCGTCATAGGGTAAGGTACCGGCGGCGGGGATATTGGTGGTGAGCTCGGTGACCTTGTTGACCCAGCCCGCAGCCTCGACCTTGCAGCGCGTGGTCCAGGCGGAGTCCGCACTCCAGGCACCCAGCGCAGCGGTCAGTTGCTCTAGGCCCACCTTGGCATCGGCCACCAGGGCCGTGCCGCTCCATTTGCCAGCATCAAAGTGCTGCACATTCAGACTCAGGAGTTTGGCCTTGGAAAACAGGGCGTGCGAGCCCGTAGTGAAGTCTTGTAGGCGGGTACCCACGGCAAACACTACATCGGCTTCGCGCGCCAGTGCGTTGGCGGCCAGGCCACCATCCACACCAATGCCGCCCAGATTGAGCGAATGGTCCCAGGGCAGGGCGCTTTTGCCACCATGCGATTCCACAACAGGAATTCCAAAGCGGTCCGCAAAGGCACGCAGTCCATCACAGGCCAGACTGTAAAGCACACCACCGCCGGCCACGATCATCGGCCGCTTGGCGGTCTTGAGCAAATTAGCGGCGCGGCCTAGTTCGAAGGCGTCAGCTGGCGGGCGGCGGAAGCGAATGATTTCGAGTTCAAAGAAGCTGGCCGGGTAATCAAAGGCATGGGCCTGCACATCCTGCGGCAGGGCCAAACAGACCGGGCCGCAATCGGCCGGGTCGGTCATAACTTGAATGGCCCGCGGCAGGGCCGTCAAGAGCTGTTCGGGGCGGCTGATGCGATCAAAGTAACGGGTGACGGGGCGGAAACAATCGTTGGCCGAGACATCACCCTGCTGAAAGCTTTCGACCTGCTGCAGTACGGGGTCCGGCGCGCGCGTAGCGAATGTATCGCCTGGCAAGAGCAACACCGGAATGCGATTCACGTGCGCCACAGCGGCAGCAGTGACCATGTTGGTCGCACCTGGGCCAATGCTGGAGCTGACTGCCATCATGCGTTGGCGCATATGCGCCTTGGCAAAGCCAATGGCCGCATGGGCCATGCCTTGCTCGTTATGGGCACGAAAAGTTTGCAGACATGCGCGTTCAGCCCAAAGTGCCTCGCCCATACCGGCCACGTTGCCGTGGCCAAAAATGGTGAAGACACCGCCGCAATAAGGTTCTATGCTGCCGCCTTCCATTTCCACGCGCAGTGCGCTCAGGTATTTCACCAGGGCCTGGGCCATGGTCAGTCGGATCGTTGTCATTTCACTTCTCAGGCTATGTGTTCAGGCAACCGCACGTATCAGGCTGCGGCGATTGCGCCATGCATCCACCAACAAGGTGTAGTTATGTGCCACGTTGGCAACAAACGTGGCGTCGTCCACGTCACCGCGCAACCAAGCCAGTGACTCGTTCATCCAGAGGCTTCGCCCCACCATAAAGCCTTTGACAATCGGGTTGGTGGCGTAACGAAAGCTGTCCACCAGGTGGGCTATAGGTTGGTTCAGTCCCAGAATC contains:
- a CDS encoding AMP-binding protein; translated protein: MSATAYASGLEKCEANHVPLTPLNFLGRTADVYPNRTAIVHGSFRQTWAQTRERCYRLASALVRLGAEVGDTVSIIAPNTPAMLEAHFGVPLSGAVLNAINCRLDAEGVAFILRHGECKLLLVDREFAPLVSKALQSVPNPPRVIDINDSEAPAGPAIGETDYETLLASGDPQFPGCWPKDEWTPIALNYTSGTTGDPKGVVPSHRGTYLMSLLQMTDWALPRAPVYLWTLPMFHANGWCFTWAITAAAGTHVCLRRVTAANVFAAIAEQGVDHFCAAPIVMAGIASTPQEERIALPRRVRVLTAGSPPPAAVLEAVKTMGFDVDHVFGITEISGTPVSCAWQGEWDALPSETQGRLKARQGVRAAALENVCVADPQSFEQVPRDAATSGEILVRGNTVMMGYLKNPNATAKAFEGGWFHTGDVAVVHPDGYMQITDRSKDIIISGGENISSVEVEEILYRVPGVLNAAVVAQPDEKWGEVPCAFVEMKSNSPALSEAEIISFCRERLAHFKCPRRVVFVELPKTATGKIQKFRLRQMAGSREAITRLAG
- a CDS encoding nitroreductase yields the protein MSIRLSSPPSVPNDVLRSAVDWALITRRSTRAFLSTPVARADVEAILDVARYCASGVNMQPWHVHVVMGEARKRLSRTIISIYDDPAQMSGLEEPYDYYPAQWSSPYLDRRRKVGWDLYGLLGIQKGDKDRMHAQHGANYRFFGAPVGLMFTIDRGMGRGSLIDYGMFLQSIMVAARARGLDTCPQAAFTPFHRVISEQLKIPDQQMLVCGMSLGYADPSRIENSLATDRESVGAFTSFHE
- a CDS encoding Crp/Fnr family transcriptional regulator — translated: MLFSIATTQRSATGHAGLHRLRGKRPLTAGERGNNEWKEGNNVTDHQLPAQNVLTEFLRTSPWRSGLTESQFDRVCHEAVSREFSAGATICLRESPSEHWLAVVNGLVKVDTVSTDGRATTFAGVPGGSWFGEGAVLKGEPRPYAVVAIRDSTVAFVPRATFMWLLENSHSFSRWLIDQLNARLGYYVAMVEGLRLGDVNTRVAYCLAELFNPQLYPNTKARIDISQEEIGRLTGMARQTAYRALHELEKVGLIQVEYGSIEILDLDRLKRYALGA
- a CDS encoding MaoC family dehydratase produces the protein MTEIPHSLVMVGEKFSTRHTFNEEQVRAFAVQAGDTNPLHHDSAVAAKSRYKQLIVSGTHTTALILGLTASHFSKNHSVIGISFSVEFRKAVFADAAVRIEWEVVATSKTGNNAQRVKLLGGMYDADGNLCVQATGTVRVSLSI
- a CDS encoding Rieske 2Fe-2S domain-containing protein, with the protein product MQTDFEPALPTAAVAIGQWHIAAQSHQLEPHKPLGVSVMSEPVVLYRKKDGAPVALEDRCPHRWALLSGGRVDGDNIVCPYHGFKFCPRGHLIEISGKSGSPSMDSARVYAVIERDSLIWVWVGDGDPTSAAI
- a CDS encoding Gfo/Idh/MocA family oxidoreductase, which gives rise to MGEGLEDNALSPWRFPSGVTAFTHQGFATSFGEKDIEMLGTQATRKGVSMLDQGAPGTLEMMSAQGDEVKQMQDRNLYTDLLMQFHQALRGEPTDMADGEAGLKSLAVAQAIHESEKSGETVPVRYPQHLNGAVQ
- a CDS encoding LacI family DNA-binding transcriptional regulator — protein: MKIQASTNRKVTASDVAALAGVSKWTVSRAFTEGAQVAPEVRERVKKISAELGYSPNLLARSLSTRKTHIIGLVMDELGNPNQLKLLNEVTRQLQLKSYSSLLLNLSSEYSPANALTLADQLQVDGLLFLGTTLTHELINLAQNIKHIPLVVMFRNSGNAGIPFVSTDGFQAGREIAELFVESGYRSIGYMAGPTSESTELRRFEGFKEGLLEKGITLSTVLNTGHYQRSEGMQSLMKYLESTPRDRRIEAMFCENDILAIGAMDALLACHATGKIAIVGFDDIELASSPAYELTTFRQPMEFLVGEAINRLLDTSGDERKSLLSPGALILRASHKRKAA
- a CDS encoding MurR/RpiR family transcriptional regulator, with protein sequence MKTAASPQPTVDETIRRISLAYESLSNQLQAIARYVEKNRDRIGIEGIREFAQQCGVQPSAIVRFSKRFGFSGFSELQAMFRENLYKQLSPEGCYTARIRNSITSANHIPSTVEVAKDFLEQSISGMRDLQDSMNLSTFQNAVELLSKTDCVWIAASHRSFPIAAYLEYALQHTDKRVMLVDTKSSMHMGQMHSVRKNDVILAISFLPYAEETLAVARNAIERGAHLIVITDSGLSPLAQLASVALVVHETTSFGFRSLCNAMGLAQSLFVSLAYSLELSKTSP
- a CDS encoding CoA-acylating methylmalonate-semialdehyde dehydrogenase translates to MTPYTDSTEVAQYIQGARTAGTSTRTQPVYNPATGQVARQVRLGNADDVAAAVASANAAFPAWADTPPIRRARIMFKFLELLNARKDELARVITAEHGKVFTDAQGEVSRGIDIVEFSCGIAQLLKGDFTDQVSTGIDNWTLRQPLGVVAGITPFNFPVMVPMWMFPVAIAAGNTFVLKPSPLDPSPSLLIADLFKQAGLPDGVFNVVQGDKEAVDALLEHPDVKAISFVGSTPIANHIYETGARHGKRVQALGGAKNHMVVMPDADIDQAVDALVGAGYGSAGERCMAISVAVLVGDVGDRLIPKLLERTKSLKVLDGMNLAAEMGPIVTQAAHARITGYIEQGVKEGATLLHDGRTFSGKAAGAGCDNGFWMGGTLFDNVTPEMKIYKEEIFGPVLSCVHVKDLAQAVNLINAHEFGNGVSCFTRDGNVAREFSRRIQVGMVGINVPIPVPMAWHGFGGWKKSLFGDMHAYGEEGVRFYTKQKSIMQRWPESIGKGAEFVMPTAK